A genomic segment from Vigna unguiculata cultivar IT97K-499-35 unplaced genomic scaffold, ASM411807v1 contig_691, whole genome shotgun sequence encodes:
- the LOC114172724 gene encoding agamous-like MADS-box protein AGL8 homolog, which produces MGRARVTLKQISSERCRKTTLARRKRGLMKKMWEFSKRCGGEQCLIVYDDDGDVEAVTSPQNPIEIHSMIQKYYETQLKNGRPHKTYGIQEFFENRKNMIEAEISKVHKEISSIKYPTWDPSFVNMEEDELRAFCAHVDAKIQACDEGIKLLKNKNVPNLMQNFDENSYLLRNMEEGGFSFVPNMPQENISQSQPLLQDFMELYDKNYEAVDVPLNSTNQLSELEFEELIWELSNCDSSYQPCHLPHQSLLPTISAQYQNQTNYYSMLSFY; this is translated from the coding sequence ATGGGTCGTGCAAGAGTAACCTTAAAACAGATCTCGAGTGAAAGATGTCGCAAGACAACTTTGGCGCGAAGAAAGAGAGGACTGATGAAGAAAATGTGGGAATTTTCGAAGAGGTGCGGTGGTGAGCAGTGTTTGATTGTgtatgatgatgatggtgatgtTGAAGCAGTGACTTCGCCCCAAAACCCTATAGAAATACATTCGATGATTCAAAAGTACTATGAAACTCAATTAAAGAATGGGAGACCTCACAAGACTTACGGTATTCAAGAGTTTTTTGAGAACAGAAAGAACATGATTGAAGCTGAGATTTCCAAAGTTCATAAAGAAATCAGCAGCATCAAGTACCCAACTTGGGATCCAAGTTTCGTGAACATGGAAGAGGATGAATTGAGGGCCTTCTGTGCTCATGTGGATGCCAAAATTCAAGCCTGTGATGAGGGAATTAAATTGTTGAAGAACAAGAATGTACCCAATCTGATGCAGAATTTCGATGAAAATAGTTATTTGTTGAGAAACATGGAAGAGGGTGGGTTTAGTTTTGTGCCAAACATGCCTCAGGAAAACATCTCTCAAAGCCAACCACTGCTTCAAGATTTTATGGAACTTTATGATAAGAATTATGAAGCAGTAGATGTGCCACTGAATTCAACCAATCAACTCAGTGAGTTGGAGTTTGAGGAATTGATTTGGGAACTTTCTAATTGTGATTCGTCTTATCAACCATGTCATCTTCCTCATCAATCTCTCTTGCCAACCATTTCTGctcaatatcaaaatcaaaccaATTACTATAGCATGCTTTCTTTTTACTGA